The Pseudomonas protegens genome contains the following window.
TGTATCACTCCTTGTACCACCGCGTGGCAAAGGGTGAAAAACCGTTAAGAATCAATCGCTTGAAAGATTGGAGGCAACCCCACCAGCCACACCCCGGCACACAATGTTCCCGCTGTGGCTGCTGCCTTCCGGCTCTGACCAGGTTCACGGGTAATCGTTGCGGGGGGACCGATGGGGTCACCATAACGACGTTCGCCTGTCGGCGAGCCGCGCCATTGTACCTATCTGAGTTGAACTTACAACCGCTCGTTGCAGATTAAAAAATTCGATGAGCTTCAAGCACTTGGAAGTGCTCCTGGGTGCAAGCCCGACCCAGCCACCCGCTACCGCTGAAGCCTGTGTGTTCACGGGGCAGACGCCGTGCCGGATCGGGGAAATCGCCCCGCGGCCTTCGCGAGCAAGCTCGCGCCTACAGCGCGGAGGGATCATCCATCCAGGGACAGCACTGCTTCGGCGCGACCGCCTTCCTGCTGGATCACCAGATGGATGAAGTGCAATTTGCCGATCACCGCCGGCGGCAGGATGAAGGGGTAGAAATCCGCCTGCCCCATGCTGCGGGACAGTTCGTTGAGCATGCCCGCCAGTTCGATCCAGGCATTGACGAAGGCCAGGAACGCCGGACCGCCAGGATGCTGCGGGTCATAAAGACTGCTCAGGGGAAACGGCTGGTAATCGAGATCGACGTCTCGAGCACTCATGCCAAAGCCCAGGGCCGTATCCACCGCGTCCATCATGTGCAGGTAGTGAGCCCAGGTTTCCGCCCAGTCTTCCCAGGGATGCATGGTGGCGTAGGCGCTGATGTGGCTTTGCTGCCAATCGCTCGGCGGGCCTTGCTGATAGTGACGTTCCAGGGCCTGGGCATAACTGTCGCGCTCGTCGCCGAACAGGTGGCGAAACGGCTGTAGCCAGGGGCTGTCGGCAATCAGCCGATCCCAATAGTAGTGCCCCACTTCATGACGAAAGTGCCCGAGCAGGGTGCGATATGGCTCGCGCATCTGCGTGCGCACTTGCTCGCGATGGGCATCGTCGGCCTCCTTGATATCCAGGGTGATCAGGCCACCGGCGTGCCCGGTCATGGGCGCCCTGCCCTCAAGATCGACACCGATAAAATCGAAGGCAAGGCCCCGCTCTTCATCGTCACTCTTGGGAATCAGTTGCAGCCCCAGGGCGAGCAGCTGCGCCACCAAGCGGCGCTTGGCGACCTCCACCTTGCGCCAGCGCTCGGGGTTCTCGGGGACGGACAAGTCGGGAATGGTGCGGTTCAGGCGACAGGCTATGCACAGGCTGCCGGTCAGGTGCGCGGGCAGCAGCCAGTTACAGGCC
Protein-coding sequences here:
- a CDS encoding putative zinc-binding metallopeptidase; this encodes MYRFFEQLSSRIAAPFVGDRSRSGKLWACRCGQSLFFRNSQCLACAAVLGYAPQLGSLSSLRPGPVGQTWVLDASPEAGAFKRCANLDTAAACNWLLPAHLTGSLCIACRLNRTIPDLSVPENPERWRKVEVAKRRLVAQLLALGLQLIPKSDDEERGLAFDFIGVDLEGRAPMTGHAGGLITLDIKEADDAHREQVRTQMREPYRTLLGHFRHEVGHYYWDRLIADSPWLQPFRHLFGDERDSYAQALERHYQQGPPSDWQQSHISAYATMHPWEDWAETWAHYLHMMDAVDTALGFGMSARDVDLDYQPFPLSSLYDPQHPGGPAFLAFVNAWIELAGMLNELSRSMGQADFYPFILPPAVIGKLHFIHLVIQQEGGRAEAVLSLDG